The Calliphora vicina chromosome 3, idCalVici1.1, whole genome shotgun sequence genome contains a region encoding:
- the LOC135953975 gene encoding uncharacterized protein LOC135953975: MTVVSNGQFWIYTLAILIIWIIVLSTAFTNDSNMKNKVSSPNSNNDDEMKNTGNCKSLCKHCGCLGFYCGEECICECNNDHSDTECIGLIQMSAKKMNIPFEVLIQGPTANNFVRNAFQFEQNNERRSYGYRNKRSTVTVYKPNKNKHETTTKQNLHKMKSSCERKTLVKDIFNVAKSVKDRRKRSPDQFNWFNDFGQNLLRPAPLGGYKRKSEETKIPASFPKSSTVSSIFDNSWFSQNTRNILTPAPLIKRNNYKQSTGDIYNENDVDSSLEALKVDDKFSDDFADNHEMETIYSDELKDGQIDNKDSYLSEEKKPEESQDTLTSRLFSRLFKDDKVSFLPEEKKPEESQDALTNRLYSRLFREDKVSFSPEEKPPEEESMETLTSGLYSRLFKDDLNKNEDNDLFVSEEEKKLDESLESITGSLYSRLFKEDLSKIDDKKEEKKQDESQEPVTTGGLYSRLFKDDLSESPKKVKKGLHEFRIPWFKPGMFFEKVKRVIRP; this comes from the coding sequence atGACGGTCGTTTCAAATGGCCAGTTTTGGATATATACCTTGGCGATCCTCATTATTTGGATAATTGTTTTATCAACCGCTTTCACAAACGAttcaaatatgaaaaacaaagtATCTTCACCTAATTCTAATAACGatgatgaaatgaaaaatacCGGAAATTGTAAGTCCTTATGCAAACATTGTGGTTGTTTGGGCTTTTATTGCGGCGAAGAGTGCATCTGTGAGTGCAACAATGATCATTCGGATACTGAGTGCATTGGTTTAATTCAAATGAGTGCCAAAAAGATGAATATTCCCTTTGAGGTTTTAATACAGGGACCAACAGCAAACAATTTTGTACGCAATGCTTTTCAATTTGAGCAGAATAACGAAAGAAGATCCTATGGATATCGCAACAAGAGATCAACCGTCACCGTAtataaaccaaataaaaataaacacgaAACTACCACAAAACAAAATCTTCACAAAATGAAATCCAGCTGTGAGAGAAAAACATtagttaaagatatttttaatgTGGCCAAGTCAGTGAAAGATCGTCGAAAACGTTCCCCCGATCAATTTAATTGGTTTAATGATTTTGGACAAAATCTACTACGGCCTGCACCTTTGGGTGGTTATAAACGTAAATCTGAAGAAACAAAAATTCCAGCGAGTTTTCCAAAAAGTTCAACAGTTTCCTCGATATTTGACAACTCATGGTTTTCGCAAAATACTCGTAATATTTTAACTCCAGCGCCACTGATCAAACGGAATAATTATAAACAATCAACAGGTGATATTTACAATGAAAATGATGTAGACTCTAGTTTGGAGGCATTAAAAGTTGATGATAAATTCAGTGACGATTTTGCTGATAATCATGAAATGGAAACAATTTATAGCGATGAATTAAAAGATGGTCAAATTGATAATAAAGATTCATATTTATCAGAAGAAAAGAAGCCAGAAGAATCACAAGACACTCTGACAAGCAGATTATTTTCCCGTTTATTTAAAGATGATAAAGTTTCATTTTTACCAGAAGAAAAGAAGCCAGAAGAATCACAAGATGCTCTAACAAATAGATTATACTCCCGTTTATTTAGAGAAGATAAAGTTTCATTTTCACCAGAAGAAAAGCCACCAGAAGAGGAATCAATGGAAACTCTTACAAGTGGTTTATACTCTCGTTTATTcaaagatgatttaaataaaaatgaggaTAACGATTTATTTGTATCCGAAGAAGAAAAGAAGCTAGATGAATCACTTGAATCTATAACTGGCAGTTTGTATTCACGTTTATTTAAAGAggatttaagtaaaattgatgataaaaaagaagaaaaaaagcaaGATGAATCGCAGGAACCAGTAACTACTGGTGGTTTATATTCTCGATTATTTAAAGATGATTTAAGTGAATCAccgaaaaaagtgaaaaaaggtTTACATGAATTTCGAATCCCCTGGTTTAAACCTGGAATGTTTTTCGAAAAAGTGAAACGTGTGATTAGACCGTAA
- the Srp19 gene encoding signal recognition particle 19 kDa protein has translation MATAGPVRTNWHPSKKHSDVERWICIYPAYINSKKTRQEGRRLPKENCVENPTYAEIRDVLSVTNLKVGVENKQYCREKSRELKFRGRIRVQMRNDDGTFCNPELESREAIMLYVANRIPQLKTRQGKPGGEAPAQYQQVQQPSSSGGGGGGGKKGKGKRR, from the exons atggCAACTGCTGGTCCAGTTCGTACTAATTGGCATCCTTCCAAGAAACACAGTGATGTCGAAAG ATGGATTTGCATTTATCCAGCCTACATTAACAGCAAGAAGACACGACAGGAAGGTCGTCGTTTACCCAAGGAAAATTGCGTAGAAAACCCAACATATGCTGAAATCAGAGATGTTTTGTCTGTTACCAATTTAAAGGTCGGAGTGGAAAATAAACAGTACTGCCGTGAGAAAAGTAGG GAACTTAAATTCCGTGGCAGAATACGCGTACAAATGCGTAATGACGATGGTACTTTCTGCAATCCCGAATTGGAAAGTCGTGAAGCAATTATGTTATATGTGGCTAATAGAATTCCTCAGTTGAAAACACGTCAGGGAAAACCGGGAGGCGAAGCGCCAGCGCAATATCAACAAGTTCAACAACCCAGCAGTTCCGGCGGTGGTGGTGGCGGTGGCAAGAAAGGCAAAGGCAAGAGACGTTAA